The following are from one region of the Osmerus mordax isolate fOsmMor3 chromosome 1, fOsmMor3.pri, whole genome shotgun sequence genome:
- the tusc2a gene encoding tumor suppressor 2, mitochondrial calcium regulator a, with translation MGGSGSKAKGVWPFAASGAGGDSASEGNEQSVAPLKTSRKATPFVFTRRSSLYFDEDGDLAHEFYEETVVTKNGRKRSKLKRIHKNLIPQGIVKLDHPRIHVDFPVILCEV, from the exons ATGGGAGGAAGTGGATCCAAAGCCAAAGGTGTTTGGCCCTTTGCAGCTTCTGGAGCTGGAGGTGACTCCGCGAGTGAGGGTAACGAGCAGTCTGTGGCCCCGCTCAAAACTTCCAGGAAAGCCACACCATTCGTTTTCACAAGAAGGAG TTCTCTATACTTTGATGAGGATGGAGATCTGGCTCATGAATTCTACGAGGAGACAGTGGTGACAAAAAATGGTCGGAAAAGATCCAAACTTAAGAGGATTCATAAAAACCTCATACCTCAG ggaaTTGTGAAGTTAGACCATCCCCGTATCCATGTAGATTTCCCTGTCATCCTCTGTGAGGTGTGA